Proteins from a genomic interval of Arachis hypogaea cultivar Tifrunner chromosome 10, arahy.Tifrunner.gnm2.J5K5, whole genome shotgun sequence:
- the LOC112716415 gene encoding transcription factor MYB106 has protein sequence MGRSPCCDKVGLKKGPWTPEEDQKLLAYIEEHGHGSWRALPSKAGLQRCGKSCRLRWTNYLRPDIKRGKFSLQEEQTIIQLHALLGNRWSAIATHLPKRTDNEIKNYWNTHLKKRLTKMGIDPVTHKPKNDTLLSSDGQSKTAANLSHMAQWESARLEAEARLVRESKLRSHLTTSSSSNNKPSSDVVSAALPPTIPSSRSSSSSIDVLKAWTNGGWLKSNEGNNNNNNSGGGGIGDLESPTSTLSFSENNAPPPLTIMAGGGGGGIIEGHNGNNVKEEGKVYDSLHELTMSAMEGTSWGSSHQHHDVIVGDGHVDDDDDDPMVGEEGFTNLLLNAAAQSDDRSLSEEGGGDGASGGSGDGDGDGNGSDFYEDNKNYWNSILNLVNSSPSDSPMF, from the exons ATGGGACGCTCACCATGCTGCGACAAAGTTGGCTTAAAGAAAGGTCCATGGACTCCTGAAGAGGATCAGAAACTCTTAGCTTACATTGAAGAACATGGCCATGGAAGCTGGCGTGCTTTACCATCTAAAGCTG GGCTTCAGAGATGTGGTAAGAGCTGCAGGCTTAGATGGACTAATTATCTTAGACCTGATATTAAAAGGGGAAAGTTTAGTTTGCAAGAAGAACAAACCATCATTCAACTTCATGCCCTATTAGGGAACAG GTGGTCAGCAATAGCAACACATTTGCCAAAGAGAACAGATAATGAAATCAAGAATTACTGGAACACGCATCTAAAGAAGAGGCTAACAAAGATGGGAATCGATCCCGTCACTCACAAACCCAAGAACGACACTCTCCTCTCTAGCGACGGTCAATCCAAGACCGCCGCTAATCTCTCCCACATGGCCCAATGGGAGAGCGCTCGCCTCGAAGCCGAGGCGAGACTAGTCAGAGAATCGAAACTAAGATCACACCTCACAACTTCTTCCTCATCAAACAACAAACCATCATCAGATGTAGTATCAGCAGCACTCCCACCAACTATACCCtcttctcgttcttcttcttcttccattgatGTCTTGAAAGCTTGGACCAATGGAGGATGGTTGAAATCCAATGaaggaaacaacaacaacaacaacagtggTGGTGGTGGAATTGGAGACCTTGAGTCACCTACTTCTACTTTGTCTTTCTCTGAGAACAATGCACCACCGCCATTAACAATCATGGCTGGTGGTGGTGGCGGAGGAATAATTGAAGGGCATAATGGTAATAACGTGAAAGAAGAGGGTAAAGTGTATGATAGTCTTCATGAGTTAACAATGTCCGCCATGGAAGGAACGTCATGGGGTTCTTCGCATCAACATCACGATGTTATTGTTGGGGATGGTCACgtcgacgatgatgatgatgatcccatggttggTGAAGAAGGCTTCACGAATCTTCTTCTCAATGCAGCAGCACAATCTGATGATCGGAGTTTGTCTGAAGAAGGTGGTGGAGACGGAGCTAGTGGTGGTAGCGGCGACGGCGACGGTGACGGCAATGGTAGTGATTTCTATGAAGATAACAAGAACTACTGGAACAGCATTCTTAACTTAGTAAACTCTTCTCCTTCTGATTCCCCAATgttctaa